In Shinella sp. XGS7, a single genomic region encodes these proteins:
- the glnE gene encoding bifunctional [glutamate--ammonia ligase]-adenylyl-L-tyrosine phosphorylase/[glutamate--ammonia-ligase] adenylyltransferase, producing the protein MHTDTIPGQRPLAEHSRFVQRIRRRYGQELALLPPGLPDLADIQALVKTLCEAGRPLAAALRVARQLVLERLAVLDIEQDRSMDDITLAMTHLAEATLDLALTEARAAQDEINGQPRNAAGEVIDFWVVGMGKLGARELNVSSDIDLIYVYDDEGQTDGPKPVSAHEYFSLVARRLYALIGDVTEDGQVFRVDLALRPNGNSGPPVVSLAMLEEYFLVQGREWERFAWLKSRVVAPLDPAAKQRALALRSLVTPFVYRRYLDYGVLEGLRQLHRKIRDEASRRAAGRPERANDVKLSRGGIREIEFTVQLLQVVRGGQFPEIRTRSTVKALRRVAARGLMKPDMAEQLIQAYEFLRRVEHRIQYLDDQQTHCLPCEDRDLAWIAHSLGLRPGSSRSGCAPGVCELMDRLCEVRELVATEFDALLHDGQAPKSGQCKGGSCGGPALPVDAEEFLEKLPAELGEAVRRWAETPRVQALREESRLRLAKLVGRAALAVREEQCTLAGALRFVDWIEPLLRRESYLALLVERPAVQNRLLRLLGLARWPMRYLMLHPGVIDELADNRLLNERFEGAEYIGDLRNRHAAWERSGEAHEEALLDTLRRAHHAEVFRTLVRDVEGRITVEQVADELSALADATLQCAIDWAWARLKQAHRPAPQFAVVAYGKLGGKELGYGGDLDVVFLFDDEDENAHEIYAAFVRKLITWLTLRTAAGELFDIDTALRPNGNSGLLVTSLQSFENYQTGRGSNTAWTWEHQAITRARFCAGAPELAARFEGVRRAVLTAPRDAAALRAEVQAMREKVRGARPVKAGEFDVKHSPGGMMDAEFALQYLVLAHAAAHPELQDNAGTIALLQRAETAGLLPAGVGQAAADAYRELRRAQHRARLDEQPTALAEERLAALDLARHRDAVLALWHSVFPA; encoded by the coding sequence TTGCACACCGACACAATCCCCGGCCAGCGCCCGCTGGCGGAGCACAGCCGCTTCGTCCAGCGCATCCGTCGCCGCTACGGGCAAGAACTGGCCCTGCTGCCCCCGGGCCTGCCCGATCTGGCCGACATCCAGGCCCTGGTGAAGACCTTGTGCGAGGCCGGCCGGCCCCTGGCCGCCGCGCTGCGCGTGGCCCGCCAGCTGGTGCTGGAGCGCCTGGCGGTGCTGGACATCGAGCAGGACCGCTCGATGGACGACATCACCCTGGCCATGACCCATCTGGCCGAGGCCACGCTGGACCTGGCCCTCACCGAGGCCCGCGCGGCCCAGGACGAGATCAATGGCCAGCCCCGCAATGCCGCGGGCGAGGTGATCGACTTCTGGGTCGTGGGCATGGGCAAGCTGGGCGCGCGCGAGCTCAATGTCTCGTCCGACATCGACCTGATCTATGTCTACGACGACGAGGGCCAGACTGACGGCCCCAAGCCCGTCTCGGCCCACGAGTACTTTTCCCTGGTGGCGCGGCGCCTGTATGCGCTGATCGGTGATGTGACCGAGGACGGTCAGGTCTTCCGCGTGGACCTGGCCCTGCGGCCCAATGGCAACTCCGGCCCGCCGGTGGTGAGCCTGGCCATGCTGGAGGAATATTTCCTGGTGCAGGGCCGCGAGTGGGAGCGCTTTGCCTGGCTCAAGAGCCGGGTGGTGGCGCCGCTGGACCCGGCCGCCAAGCAGCGCGCCCTGGCCCTGCGCAGCCTGGTGACGCCCTTCGTCTACCGCCGCTACCTGGACTATGGCGTGCTCGAGGGCCTGCGCCAGCTGCACCGCAAGATCCGCGACGAGGCCAGCCGCCGCGCCGCCGGCCGGCCCGAGCGCGCCAACGATGTGAAGCTCTCGCGCGGCGGCATCCGCGAGATCGAGTTCACCGTGCAGCTGCTGCAGGTGGTGCGCGGCGGGCAGTTCCCCGAGATCCGCACCCGCTCCACGGTCAAGGCCCTGCGCCGCGTGGCCGCACGCGGTCTGATGAAGCCGGACATGGCCGAGCAGCTGATCCAGGCCTATGAGTTCCTGCGCCGGGTGGAGCACCGCATCCAGTACCTGGACGACCAGCAGACCCACTGCCTGCCCTGCGAGGACCGCGACCTGGCCTGGATCGCCCACAGCCTGGGCCTGCGTCCCGGCTCCAGCCGCAGCGGCTGCGCGCCCGGCGTGTGCGAGCTGATGGACCGGCTGTGCGAGGTGCGCGAGCTGGTGGCCACCGAGTTCGACGCCCTGCTGCACGACGGCCAGGCCCCCAAGTCCGGCCAGTGCAAGGGCGGCAGCTGCGGCGGCCCGGCCCTGCCGGTGGACGCCGAGGAGTTCCTGGAGAAGCTGCCCGCCGAGCTGGGCGAGGCGGTGCGGCGCTGGGCCGAAACCCCGCGCGTGCAGGCCCTGCGCGAGGAGTCGCGCCTGCGCCTGGCCAAGCTGGTGGGCCGCGCGGCCCTGGCGGTGCGCGAGGAGCAGTGCACCCTGGCCGGCGCCCTGCGCTTCGTGGACTGGATCGAACCCCTGCTGCGGCGCGAGAGCTATCTGGCCCTGCTGGTGGAGCGGCCCGCGGTGCAGAACCGCCTGCTGCGCCTGCTGGGCCTGGCGCGCTGGCCCATGCGCTATCTGATGCTGCACCCCGGCGTGATCGACGAGCTGGCCGACAACCGCCTGCTCAACGAGCGCTTCGAGGGCGCCGAGTACATCGGCGATCTGCGCAACCGCCACGCCGCCTGGGAGCGCAGCGGCGAGGCCCACGAGGAGGCCCTGCTCGACACCCTGCGCCGCGCCCACCATGCCGAGGTCTTCCGCACCCTGGTGCGCGATGTGGAGGGCCGCATCACGGTGGAGCAGGTGGCCGACGAGCTCTCGGCCCTGGCCGATGCCACCCTGCAATGCGCCATCGACTGGGCCTGGGCCCGGCTCAAGCAGGCCCACCGGCCGGCGCCGCAGTTCGCCGTGGTGGCCTATGGCAAGCTGGGCGGCAAGGAGCTGGGCTATGGCGGCGATCTGGACGTGGTCTTCCTCTTCGACGACGAGGATGAAAACGCCCACGAGATCTATGCCGCCTTCGTGCGCAAGCTCATCACCTGGCTGACCCTGCGCACCGCGGCCGGCGAGCTCTTCGACATCGACACCGCCCTGCGCCCCAATGGCAACTCGGGTCTGCTGGTCACCTCGCTGCAGTCCTTTGAGAATTACCAGACCGGCCGCGGCAGCAACACAGCCTGGACCTGGGAACACCAGGCCATCACCCGCGCGCGCTTCTGCGCCGGAGCGCCTGAGCTGGCCGCGCGCTTCGAGGGCGTGCGTCGCGCCGTGCTCACCGCGCCGCGCGATGCCGCGGCCCTGCGCGCCGAGGTGCAGGCCATGCGCGAGAAGGTGCGTGGCGCGCGCCCGGTCAAGGCGGGCGAGTTCGACGTCAAGCACAGCCCCGGCGGCATGATGGACGCCGAGTTTGCCCTGCAGTACCTGGTGCTGGCCCATGCCGCAGCCCACCCCGAGCTGCAGGACAACGCCGGCACCATCGCCCTGCTGCAACGCGCCGAGACCGCCGGCCTGCTGCCCGCGGGCGTGGGCCAGGCCGCGGCCGACGCCTACCGCGAGCTGCGCCGCGCCCAGCACCGGGCGCGCCTTGACGAGCAGCCCACGGCCCTGGCCGAGGAACGCCTGGCCGCGCTGGATCTGGCGCGCCACCGCGACGCGGTGCTGGCCCTGTGGCACAGCGTCTTCCCGGCCTGA
- the rrtA gene encoding rhombosortase has product MAQRLPGLSTLRGSGAWLALAAGLALLALLAWPLPRAALDWQPALAWQQPWRAWSAAAVHLSLQHLLANLAGCAVLAWVGRRAALPPRAALAWLLAWPLTQLGLLLLAPTLAHYGGLSGVLHAGAAVLGLGLLAGARPARERRIGAALLMGLALKLALEQPLGAPLRQVPGWDIAIAPAAHLSGALAGAICALLLRSRRARPA; this is encoded by the coding sequence GTGGCACAGCGTCTTCCCGGCCTGAGTACGCTGCGGGGCTCCGGCGCCTGGCTGGCCCTGGCCGCCGGCCTGGCCCTGCTGGCCCTGCTGGCCTGGCCCCTGCCCCGCGCGGCGCTGGACTGGCAGCCCGCGCTGGCCTGGCAGCAGCCCTGGCGCGCCTGGAGCGCCGCCGCCGTGCACCTGAGCCTGCAGCATCTGCTGGCCAATCTGGCCGGCTGCGCCGTGCTGGCCTGGGTGGGCCGGCGCGCCGCCCTGCCCCCGCGCGCGGCCCTGGCCTGGCTGCTGGCCTGGCCGCTCACCCAGCTGGGTCTGCTGCTGCTGGCGCCCACGCTGGCGCATTACGGCGGGCTCTCGGGCGTGCTGCATGCCGGCGCGGCCGTGCTGGGCCTGGGCCTGCTGGCAGGTGCACGCCCGGCGCGCGAGCGCCGCATCGGCGCTGCCCTGCTGATGGGCCTGGCCCTCAAGCTGGCCCTGGAGCAGCCCCTGGGCGCCCCCCTGCGCCAGGTGCCGGGCTGGGACATCGCCATTGCTCCCGCCGCCCATCTGAGCGGGGCGCTCGCCGGTGCGATCTGCGCGCTGCTGCTGCGGTCACGGCGCGCACGCCCGGCATGA
- a CDS encoding DMT family transporter, producing MSTDQRHSHLDARAISLLLGCCVLWGLNQVAAKAALSEITPLWQAGLRSAGAAMLVWLWARWRGIALFERDGTLPGGLLAGALFAAEFACIFAGLQYTTASRMVVFIYLSPFVVALGMPFIARSEKLSLRQASGLLIAFGAVAWAFAEGFGSKSGSELQWLGDSLGLLAALLWGGTTLAIRATRLSSASAEKTLFYQLGVSGLALMLAAWALGEPWPAAWSARLLGLMGFQTVIVSFVSYLLWFWLVRHYPATRLASFTLSTPLFGLLAGALLLGEPISARLGIALLALAAGIVLVNKR from the coding sequence ATGAGCACCGACCAGCGCCACAGCCATCTCGACGCCCGCGCCATCAGCCTGCTGCTGGGCTGCTGCGTGCTCTGGGGTCTGAACCAGGTGGCGGCCAAGGCCGCGCTCAGCGAGATCACGCCGCTGTGGCAGGCCGGCCTGCGCTCGGCGGGTGCGGCCATGCTGGTCTGGCTGTGGGCGCGCTGGCGCGGCATTGCGCTCTTCGAGCGCGACGGCACCCTGCCCGGCGGCCTGCTGGCCGGCGCCCTGTTCGCGGCCGAGTTCGCCTGCATCTTTGCCGGTCTGCAGTACACCACCGCCTCGCGCATGGTGGTCTTCATCTACCTCAGTCCCTTTGTGGTGGCCCTGGGCATGCCCTTCATCGCGCGCAGCGAAAAGCTCTCGCTGCGCCAGGCCAGCGGCCTGCTGATCGCCTTCGGTGCCGTGGCCTGGGCCTTTGCCGAGGGCTTTGGCAGCAAGAGCGGCTCCGAGCTGCAGTGGCTGGGCGACAGCCTGGGCCTGCTGGCCGCCCTGCTCTGGGGCGGCACCACCCTGGCCATCCGCGCCACGCGCCTGTCCAGCGCCAGCGCCGAGAAGACGCTCTTCTACCAGCTGGGCGTCTCGGGCCTGGCCCTGATGCTGGCGGCCTGGGCCCTGGGCGAGCCCTGGCCGGCGGCCTGGAGCGCGCGCCTCCTGGGCCTGATGGGTTTTCAGACCGTGATCGTCAGCTTCGTCAGCTACCTGCTGTGGTTCTGGCTGGTGCGCCACTACCCGGCCACCCGCCTGGCCAGCTTCACGCTCTCCACCCCGCTGTTCGGCCTGCTGGCCGGCGCCCTGCTGCTGGGCGAGCCCATCAGCGCGCGGCTGGGCATCGCCCTGCTGGCCCTGGCCGCGGGCATCGTGCTGGTCAACAAGCGCTGA
- a CDS encoding glutathione S-transferase family protein gives MKLIGSLASPYVRKVRIVMAEKKLDYQFVLEDVWGNDNILKMNPLGKVPCLVMEGQDSITGAVFDSRVICEYVDTLSPVGKLIPERGRERTEVRTWEALADGLMDAAIAARLEQTWAGRTAEQRSAAWVDRQMGKLHAALKAMSQGLGEKPWCSGNHFTLADIAVGCALGYLDFRFPSIDWRTPYPNLTRLLDKLATRQSFIDSAPPAA, from the coding sequence ATGAAGCTCATCGGTTCACTCGCCAGCCCCTACGTCCGCAAGGTCCGCATCGTGATGGCGGAGAAGAAGCTCGACTACCAGTTCGTGCTCGAAGACGTCTGGGGCAATGACAACATCCTCAAGATGAACCCCCTGGGCAAGGTGCCCTGCCTGGTGATGGAAGGCCAGGACTCCATCACCGGGGCGGTGTTCGACTCGCGCGTGATCTGCGAGTACGTGGACACGCTCTCCCCCGTGGGCAAGCTCATTCCCGAGCGCGGCCGCGAGCGCACTGAGGTGCGCACCTGGGAAGCCCTGGCCGATGGCCTGATGGACGCCGCCATCGCCGCCCGCCTGGAGCAGACCTGGGCCGGCCGCACGGCCGAGCAGCGCAGCGCGGCCTGGGTGGATCGTCAGATGGGCAAGCTGCATGCCGCGCTCAAGGCCATGAGCCAGGGCCTGGGCGAGAAGCCCTGGTGCTCGGGCAATCACTTCACCCTGGCCGATATTGCCGTGGGCTGCGCCCTGGGCTATCTGGACTTCCGCTTTCCGTCCATCGACTGGCGCACGCCCTATCCGAACCTGACCCGCCTGCTGGACAAGCTGGCCACGCGTCAGAGCTTCATCGACAGCGCACCGCCCGCCGCCTGA
- a CDS encoding YjgN family protein, with translation MQDTSLFGLSSQNPARYFRVQFSGSGSEYLRIWIVNLLLTVLTLGLYLPFAKARRLRYFYSNTLIDGQALSFHGKPWTMFRGYVLLMLLMGCYAVAGRFSPLAGGLAFLILGAIWPALWRASLQFRLANTSWRGLRLRFEGGLAGAYLAMAPSYVPVLLMVLAGSLWPEALQEGSKAEFGPGHVLVLLAFALGVLLLPLSLALIKRYQHGHYAMAAQRTRLLAGPREFYLLGFKLLGLLLLYIAAFVGLAAISFSLKSMVLFVLLALGFYLGLALLLGAFFSARLQNLVWNRTRSEELRFDSDLSARALAWLSLKNWLFTLLTLGLYRPFAAVNTARLRLEAMRLRVQGELDGWVAEQSLQQPDAAGEAAGDFFGIDMGL, from the coding sequence TTGCAAGACACATCCCTGTTCGGCCTCAGCAGCCAGAACCCCGCCCGCTATTTCCGCGTGCAGTTCAGCGGCTCGGGTAGCGAGTACCTGCGCATCTGGATCGTCAACCTGCTGCTGACGGTGCTGACCCTGGGCCTGTACCTGCCCTTCGCCAAGGCGCGCCGCCTGCGCTATTTCTACAGCAACACCCTGATCGACGGCCAGGCCCTGAGCTTCCACGGCAAGCCCTGGACCATGTTCCGTGGCTATGTGCTGCTGATGCTGCTGATGGGCTGCTACGCCGTGGCGGGCCGCTTCTCGCCCCTGGCGGGCGGCCTGGCCTTCCTGATCCTGGGCGCGATCTGGCCGGCCCTGTGGCGCGCCAGCCTGCAGTTCCGCCTGGCCAACACCAGCTGGCGTGGCCTGCGCCTGCGCTTCGAGGGCGGGCTGGCGGGTGCCTACCTGGCCATGGCACCCAGCTATGTGCCGGTGCTGCTGATGGTGCTGGCCGGCAGCCTCTGGCCCGAGGCCCTGCAGGAGGGCAGCAAGGCCGAGTTCGGTCCGGGCCATGTGCTGGTGCTGCTGGCCTTCGCCCTGGGCGTTCTGCTGCTGCCCCTGAGCCTGGCCCTGATCAAGCGCTACCAGCATGGCCACTACGCCATGGCCGCCCAGCGCACCCGGCTGCTGGCCGGCCCGCGCGAGTTCTACCTGCTGGGCTTCAAGCTGCTGGGCCTGCTGCTGCTCTATATCGCCGCCTTCGTGGGCCTGGCGGCGATCAGCTTCAGCCTCAAGAGCATGGTGCTCTTCGTGCTGCTGGCCCTGGGCTTCTACCTGGGCCTGGCCCTGCTGCTGGGTGCCTTCTTCAGCGCCCGCCTGCAGAACCTGGTGTGGAACCGCACCCGCAGCGAGGAGCTGCGCTTTGACAGCGATCTGAGCGCCCGCGCCCTGGCCTGGCTGAGCCTGAAGAACTGGCTGTTCACCCTGCTCACCCTGGGCCTGTACCGGCCCTTTGCCGCGGTCAACACCGCCCGGCTGCGCCTGGAAGCCATGCGTCTGCGCGTACAGGGCGAGCTGGATGGCTGGGTGGCCGAGCAGAGCCTGCAGCAGCCCGATGCCGCGGGCGAGGCCGCCGGCGACTTCTTCGGCATCGATATGGGTCTGTGA
- a CDS encoding M48 family metallopeptidase, with the protein MPDLPAAPRPRLRLQYFDGRHASAQQAEIWREGRELLLLTGDGRQQRYALRQVQWPERQRHGQRQVLLPDGGVLSCAEAADWDDWSRAAGLRESLAVHWAQSWRLTLTAGLLLMGLLILLWWQGLPLAARAITELVPAPLEAQLGERTLQSLDGLLLKPSALPAARRAAITQDFAGLVARARARGEPWPEYQLVFRQAGDKLGPNALALPGGTLVLTDALAELLADQPDALAGVLAHELGHVRGRHGLRMTVQAGLASTLGALMLGDFSGVLASAPAVLSSQAYSRALEREADAAALHLLRADGRKPRAMLAFFDRIAQQRQARKAGEPSGWATAIASHPDDAERRRFFGGE; encoded by the coding sequence ATGCCGGACCTGCCGGCCGCCCCCCGCCCCAGGCTGCGCCTGCAGTACTTCGACGGCCGCCATGCCTCGGCCCAGCAGGCCGAGATCTGGCGCGAGGGCCGTGAGTTGCTGCTGCTGACCGGTGACGGGCGTCAGCAGCGCTATGCCCTGCGCCAGGTGCAATGGCCCGAACGCCAGCGCCATGGCCAGCGCCAGGTCTTGCTGCCGGACGGTGGTGTGCTCAGCTGCGCCGAGGCCGCCGACTGGGATGACTGGTCCCGGGCCGCCGGCCTGCGCGAGTCACTGGCCGTGCACTGGGCGCAGAGCTGGCGCCTCACGCTCACCGCCGGCCTGCTGCTGATGGGCCTGTTGATCCTGCTGTGGTGGCAAGGCCTGCCCCTGGCCGCCCGCGCCATCACCGAACTCGTGCCCGCGCCGCTGGAGGCCCAGCTGGGCGAGCGCACCCTGCAAAGCCTGGACGGCCTGCTGCTCAAGCCCAGTGCCCTGCCCGCCGCCCGCCGGGCCGCCATCACCCAGGACTTTGCCGGCCTGGTGGCACGCGCCCGGGCGCGCGGTGAACCCTGGCCCGAGTACCAGCTGGTGTTCCGCCAGGCCGGCGACAAGCTGGGGCCCAATGCCCTGGCCCTGCCGGGCGGCACCCTGGTGCTGACCGACGCCCTGGCCGAGCTGCTGGCCGATCAGCCCGATGCCCTGGCCGGCGTGCTGGCCCATGAGCTGGGCCATGTGCGGGGTCGCCACGGGCTGCGCATGACGGTGCAGGCCGGCCTGGCCAGCACCCTGGGTGCCCTGATGCTGGGCGACTTCTCGGGCGTGCTGGCCTCGGCCCCGGCCGTGCTCAGCAGCCAGGCCTATTCGCGTGCGCTGGAACGCGAGGCCGATGCCGCCGCCCTGCACCTGCTGCGTGCCGATGGCCGCAAGCCGCGCGCCATGCTGGCCTTCTTCGATCGCATCGCACAGCAGCGTCAGGCGCGCAAGGCGGGTGAGCCCTCGGGCTGGGCCACAGCCATCGCCAGCCACCCGGACGACGCCGAGCGGCGGCGTTTCTTCGGCGGCGAGTGA
- a CDS encoding amidohydrolase family protein has translation MLIRNICLPDGRRGQDLLVQDGRIAAVGPNLSAPEGVEIVDGGGWLLSQPFVDPHFHMDATLSYGLPRINASGTLLEGIALWGELKPLLTHEAVKERALAYCDWAVSMGLLAIRTHVDTCDPRLLAVEALLHVRERVKPYLDLQLVAFPQDGVLRVPGALDNLKRALDLGVDVVGGIPHFERTFDQGAASVTLLCELAAERGLRVDMHCDESDDPLSRHVETLAYETQRLGLQGRVTGSHLTSMHSMDNYYVSKLIPLMAEAGLHAVANPLINITLQGRHDSYPKRRGMTRVPELLAAGVNVGFGHDCVMDPWYSLGSGDMLEVAAMGLHVAQMTSQAGMKACFDAVTVNNARILGLEGYGLEPGCKADFVLLQARDPVEAVRLRAQRLLVVRGGQVLSRCAPATAQLSLPGRPATVDWTLAR, from the coding sequence ATGCTGATCCGCAATATCTGCCTGCCCGATGGCCGCCGTGGCCAGGACCTGCTGGTGCAGGACGGCCGCATCGCGGCGGTCGGGCCCAATCTGAGCGCGCCCGAGGGTGTGGAGATCGTCGACGGTGGCGGCTGGCTGCTCAGCCAGCCTTTCGTCGATCCGCATTTCCACATGGATGCGACGCTCTCCTATGGCCTGCCGCGCATCAATGCCTCCGGCACGCTACTGGAAGGCATCGCGCTCTGGGGCGAACTGAAGCCGCTGCTGACGCACGAGGCCGTCAAGGAACGGGCGCTCGCCTATTGCGACTGGGCCGTCTCGATGGGCCTTCTGGCCATCCGCACCCATGTCGACACCTGCGATCCGCGCCTGCTGGCGGTGGAGGCCCTGCTGCATGTGCGCGAGCGCGTGAAGCCCTACCTCGACCTGCAGCTGGTGGCTTTCCCGCAGGACGGCGTGCTGCGCGTCCCGGGCGCGCTGGACAATCTCAAGCGCGCCCTGGACCTGGGCGTGGACGTGGTGGGCGGCATCCCGCATTTCGAGCGCACTTTTGATCAGGGGGCCGCCAGCGTCACCCTGCTGTGCGAACTGGCCGCCGAGCGCGGCCTGCGCGTGGACATGCATTGCGACGAGAGCGACGACCCCCTGTCCCGCCATGTCGAGACCCTGGCCTATGAAACCCAGCGCCTGGGCCTGCAGGGCCGGGTCACCGGCTCCCACCTCACGTCCATGCATTCCATGGACAACTACTACGTCTCCAAGCTGATCCCGCTGATGGCCGAGGCCGGCCTGCATGCGGTGGCCAACCCGCTCATCAACATCACCCTGCAGGGCCGGCACGACAGCTATCCCAAGCGCCGCGGCATGACCCGCGTGCCCGAGCTGCTGGCCGCGGGCGTGAACGTGGGCTTTGGCCACGACTGCGTGATGGACCCCTGGTACTCCCTGGGCAGCGGCGACATGCTGGAGGTGGCGGCCATGGGCCTGCATGTGGCGCAGATGACCTCGCAAGCCGGCATGAAGGCCTGCTTCGACGCGGTCACGGTCAACAACGCGCGCATCCTGGGCCTGGAGGGCTATGGCCTGGAGCCCGGCTGCAAGGCCGACTTCGTGCTGCTGCAGGCGCGCGACCCGGTGGAGGCCGTGCGCCTGCGCGCCCAGCGCCTGCTGGTGGTGCGCGGGGGCCAGGTCTTGAGCCGCTGCGCGCCCGCCACCGCCCAGCTCAGCCTGCCCGGCCGTCCGGCCACGGTGGACTGGACCCTGGCGCGCTGA
- a CDS encoding ABC transporter permease — protein sequence MGAELLDLLSGSAFWIAVLRIATPLILGTLGVLLCERAGVLNLGIEGIMVAGAFAGWLTVYQGGGLWTGVAVAAGVGALLGLLHGWLTVSLSLSQHVSGLGLTLLATSLASYAYRVSFPKVESPPTITPFASMESWLPMPVLNAQTPITLLALLLVPVLAWGLNRTPLGLAVRMVGESPAAVEGQGFSVARLRIGAIMAGSALMGVAGAFLTLAAFNAFYFNMVNGRGWVCVALVVFASWRPGKALLGALLFAFFDALQLRLQQSSGAGVLPYQLYLMLPYLLSIAALVLMARKAAYPQALMKPYRKGER from the coding sequence ATGGGCGCTGAACTGCTGGACCTGCTCTCGGGCAGCGCTTTCTGGATCGCGGTGCTGCGCATCGCCACGCCCCTGATCCTGGGCACCCTGGGCGTGCTGCTGTGCGAGCGCGCCGGAGTGCTGAACCTGGGCATCGAGGGCATCATGGTGGCCGGGGCCTTTGCCGGCTGGCTCACCGTCTACCAGGGCGGTGGGCTCTGGACCGGGGTGGCGGTGGCGGCCGGCGTAGGCGCCCTGCTGGGCCTGCTGCATGGCTGGCTCACCGTGTCGCTGAGCCTGTCCCAGCATGTCTCGGGCTTGGGGCTGACCCTGCTGGCCACCAGCCTGGCCAGCTATGCCTACCGTGTGAGCTTTCCCAAGGTGGAGAGCCCGCCCACCATCACGCCCTTTGCCAGCATGGAGAGCTGGCTGCCCATGCCGGTGCTCAATGCCCAGACCCCGATCACCCTGCTGGCGCTGCTGCTGGTGCCGGTCCTGGCTTGGGGCCTGAACCGCACCCCCCTGGGTCTGGCGGTGCGCATGGTGGGCGAGAGCCCGGCGGCGGTGGAGGGGCAGGGCTTCTCGGTGGCGCGCCTGCGCATCGGCGCCATCATGGCCGGCTCGGCCCTGATGGGCGTGGCCGGCGCCTTCCTGACGCTGGCGGCCTTCAACGCCTTCTACTTCAATATGGTCAACGGCCGCGGCTGGGTCTGCGTGGCCCTGGTGGTGTTCGCCTCCTGGCGTCCGGGCAAGGCCCTGCTGGGGGCCCTGCTCTTCGCCTTCTTCGACGCGCTGCAGCTGCGCCTGCAGCAGAGCAGCGGCGCCGGCGTGCTGCCCTACCAGCTCTATCTGATGCTGCCCTATCTGCTGTCCATCGCGGCCCTGGTGCTGATGGCGCGCAAGGCGGCCTATCCCCAGGCGCTGATGAAGCCCTACCGAAAAGGCGAACGCTGA
- a CDS encoding ABC transporter permease, which translates to MRLEKRASPATAWRLGAPLLALALTLLVSSGLVAWAGAPVGQAYALLLEGGFGSRFAWSETLTRATPLILTGLAAAVAFKARLYNIGAEGQLYLGALAAVAVGGLHGGTGFELSPWLLFPLMMAAAALAGALLLLAPALMKSRLGVDEVVTTLLLNFIVLLFVAWMLDGPMKDPLAMGWPQSVGLQDALQLDKLIERSRVHTGLLWALGAGLLLSLMFRHSSTGFEIRAVGAGPQAAAFAGMPIAWVTVKVALISGALAGLAGAIEVAGRTGYVTLDMSPGYGYSGIVIAMLAGLHPLGVLAAAVFVAGLLVGADSMSRAVGVPTYIADVIVATALIATLACSLLVNYKIRWGRDGR; encoded by the coding sequence ATGCGACTTGAGAAACGCGCCAGCCCCGCCACGGCCTGGCGCCTGGGCGCGCCCCTGCTGGCCCTGGCCCTGACCCTGCTGGTGAGCTCCGGCCTGGTGGCCTGGGCCGGGGCGCCGGTGGGCCAGGCCTATGCCCTGCTGCTGGAGGGCGGCTTCGGCTCGCGCTTCGCCTGGAGCGAGACCCTGACCCGGGCCACGCCCCTGATCCTGACCGGCCTGGCGGCCGCCGTGGCCTTCAAGGCCAGGCTCTACAACATCGGCGCCGAGGGCCAGCTCTATCTGGGTGCCCTGGCCGCGGTGGCGGTGGGCGGCCTGCACGGCGGCACGGGCTTCGAACTCTCGCCCTGGCTGCTCTTCCCCCTGATGATGGCCGCCGCCGCCCTGGCCGGCGCCCTGCTGCTGCTGGCCCCGGCCCTGATGAAGAGCCGCCTGGGCGTGGACGAGGTGGTCACCACCCTGCTGCTCAACTTCATCGTGCTGCTCTTCGTGGCCTGGATGCTGGACGGTCCCATGAAGGACCCGCTGGCCATGGGCTGGCCGCAGAGCGTGGGCCTGCAGGACGCCCTGCAGCTGGACAAGCTGATCGAGCGCAGCCGCGTGCACACCGGCCTCTTGTGGGCCCTGGGCGCGGGCCTGCTGCTGTCGCTGATGTTCCGCCACAGCAGCACCGGCTTCGAGATCCGCGCCGTGGGCGCCGGTCCGCAGGCCGCGGCCTTTGCCGGCATGCCCATCGCCTGGGTCACGGTCAAGGTGGCCCTGATCTCGGGCGCCCTGGCCGGCCTGGCCGGCGCCATCGAGGTGGCGGGCCGCACCGGCTATGTGACCCTGGACATGAGCCCGGGCTATGGCTACAGCGGCATCGTGATCGCCATGCTGGCCGGTCTGCATCCGCTGGGCGTGCTGGCCGCCGCGGTCTTCGTGGCCGGCCTGCTGGTGGGGGCCGACAGCATGAGTCGCGCCGTGGGCGTACCCACCTATATCGCCGATGTGATCGTCGCCACCGCGCTGATCGCCACCCTGGCCTGCAGCCTGCTGGTCAACTACAAGATTCGCTGGGGGCGCGATGGGCGCTGA